The Thermomonospora amylolytica sequence GGCGACGGCGTCGACCACCGGTGCCGCGCCCTCCGCCGTGAAGGAGGGCCACAGCAGGAACACCGCGCCGACGCCGTCCAGGGCGGCTTCCCATGACGCGGGGTCGGTGAGGTCGCCGCCGACGACCTCGACCCCGTCCGGCAGCCCGGCGATCTCCGGGCGGCGGGTCAGCGCGCGGGTGCGGACGCCGTTCTCGATCAGCAGGGAGACCACATGACGGCCGACGTTCCCGGTGGCGCCCGTGACGAGGACGATCGTGTTCTGCTCGGTCATGGAGCCCATGCTCGATCCTCAACCTGAGTCGAGGTCAATCCCGGCCGCTCCGGCCCGTCGGGAGAAAACACGACATTCCACCCTCCGTGCGGGCGCGGTGGGTGGATCATGGTGCGGTCGCGTCGGACCGTGGAGGAGCCATGAGCTTGCGGGACCACCTGTGGCAGGCCGGGGAACGGGCCTTGGACGCCATCCCGGAAAAGCTCCGGGCCGACATCTACGTCGTCTCGTTCCGGATCTCGCACGGCGAGCACTCGATCCGGATCGACGACTTCGACTACCCCTACGACCCGTACCTGGCGATCGGCTACAACACCGAGGACCACTTCCAGCGCATGGCCGACGAGACCTCGGTCGACGCGGCCGAGGCCCGCTGGAGCTACGCGTACATGCTGCTGGAGGAGGCCCCGCCCATCGGCCACCACCCGGACGACCCCGCCGGCACCGACCTCTATCTCGCCGAGGTCAGGTCGCTGGGCCTGTGGTACGACCACACCGGGGACCTCTCCGAGGAGGAGATCGCCGAACGCGGCCAGGCCCTGGCCGACCACTTCGACGACCTCGTCATCGACCTCGCCCGCCACCTCCACGACAGCGGGCGCATCGAGAAGGTCTTCGGCCGCCGGATCCCCGTCGTCGTCTTCGACATGTTCCGCCCCATCGAGGGCGAGGCCACCCGGGCCGCCAACCCGCCCGAGCTGATCACCGACTACCTGGCCTACTACCGGGCGGCCGAGGGCGTCACCGAGGACCGGTGACGTCGGGGAGGAGCTTGGCCAGCAGGGCGCGCAGGTCGCGTTCCCCCTCGGGACCCAGGACGTCCACGATCTCCGCGCGCAGGCTTTCGATCACTTCGCGGACGAAGGCCAGGCGCTTGCGGCCCAGGTCGGTGAGGTCGAGGGCGTAGCGGCGGCGGTCGTGCGGGTCCTGGCCGCGGACGACCAGGCCGGCCTGGACGAGTTCGTCGACGACCTGGGCGGCGGCGGGCTCGGTGACGTTCATGGCGCGGGCCAGATGCTGCTGCGGGCAGGGGGCGAGGCGGTCCAGGGCGGCCAGCGGGGTGAAATGCCGGGTGCGCAGACCGACCTCGGCCAGCAGCGCCTCGCCCGACCGGCGCAGCCGGTGGTGGGCCTGGACGACCAGGTACTCGGTGCTCCGCACGGCGGGCTGCTCCGGGTCGGGCAGCAGCCGGCCGAGGAGCCGGTTCAGCCACTGCCGTTCGGCGGGGGTGAGCGGGGCGGTGATCCGCGCGTCGCGGTCGGAGACGGCCCGGCGCATGTCCGCCAGGGCCCGGCGCCCGTCGTCGGTGAGGGACAGCACGTAGGAACGGCGGTTGGCGGGGTTGCGGGTGCGCGTGACGTACCCGGCCTCCTGTAGCCGGTCCACCAGCTTCACCATGATCGTCCGGTTGATGCCGAGCCGTTCGGCGAGCTCGGCCTGCGAGGTCGCGTCCTGGTCGGCGAGGGCGTCCAGCACCACGAAGTCCCGCGAGTCCGGCCCGTCCCGCAACGCGTCGGCGGTGAGGTGCACGTACACCCGCCGCAGCAGGTAGCCGGGAGTCTCGCTCAGCGTCGTGAGCAGGTCCGTCGCCACTGGCCCACCTCCCGGAGGGAGCCTAGCCCGAGCGTTGACGGTTTCTGAGGTTGATGGTTAAGCACATTGACGCTTAGCCAAGTGGACGTTTAGTGTCGGGGTGTCCGACGACGAACGGGAGGAAGCGACATGGCCGACCTGGGAATGATGAAGACCGTTCACGACGCCTTCCGGCGCGAGCTGGACCGCCTGGCCCGGGCCGCCGAGAGACCCGGCGACCCCCGGCGGGTGCTGCGCACCGCCGCCGGCTGGGAGATGTTCAAGGCGTTCCTGCACGTCCACCACACCTCCGAGGACGACGCCCTCTGGCCGGTGACGCGCCGGGTCCTGGCCGGGCGCCCCGACGACCTGGCCCTCCTCGACGCGATGGAGGCCGAGCACGCCGACATCGACCCGCTGCTGGCCGCCGTCGACGCGACCCTGGCCGACCGCGACGCCGCCCCCGACCGGCTCGGCGAGCTGATCGACGCCCTGTCCACCGGTCTGAAGAAGCACCTGCGCCACGAGGAGGACGAGGCCGTCCCGCTGCTCGAGGCGGTCCTGACCGACGAGCAGGTGCAGCACTTCGGCGCCGTCCACCGCGACCGCATCGGCGGCGACGCATCCCGTTACCTGCCGTGGGTCCTCGACGGCGCCGACGACGAGACCGTCGCCCGGATCCTCAGCGGCATGCCCGAGCCGATCCGCCGCGCCTACCACGACGAATGGCGAGCCGCCTACACCGTGCTCGACCTCTGGCCCTCCCCCGTCAAGGTCCCCTGACCGGCCCCGAATCCACATCGCGGAGGACCTCATGCCGTGAAGGACGAAACCCCGGTCGAGACCCGCACCCCGCGCCACCGAGATGCGGAACGGGACGGCGTTGCCGGTCATCGCGGCGGCGGCCGCGGCCCCGGGGGGTCGGCGCGGCCGTTCCCGGGTGCGGGTGGCGGCGGGTGGGCGGAGCCACTTCGCGACTCGCGGTGAATCGGGCGATGTTCGGCGGTTCGGGCCGATAGCGTCCGTGTATCACGGCTGCGAGTGATCTTCGGAGGTCGCGGCCGTCGTGGTGTCCGGTTGGTGGACGTACTGAGACGAGGAGCGCTCATGGCCTATGACCTGGGTGGGCCGGTGCGGGTCGCCGTCATCTACTACTCGGCGACGGGAACGGTGTACGAACTGGCCAAGGCGGCGGCGGTCGCGGCGGAGAAGGCCGGGGCCGAGGTACGGCTGCGCAAGGTCCGGGAGATCGCGCCGGACGAGGTGGTCGCGGCCAACCGGATGTGGCTGGAGCACGTGGAGGCGACCCGGCACATCGGCGAGGCGACGCTGGAGGACCTGGACTGGGCGGACGCGCTGCTGATGGGGGCGCCCACCCGGTACGGGGCGCCGGCCGCCCAGTTCAAGCAGTTCATCGACGCCACTGGGCCGCTGTGGGGGCGGGGACGGCTGATCAACAAGATCGCCTCGTCGTTCACCTCGACGGCCACCGCGCACGGCGGGCAGGAGTCGACGATCCTGGCGCTGAACAACACCTTCTACCACTGGGGCGCGATCATCGTGCCGCCCGGTTACGCCGACCCCGTGCAGTTCCGGAACGGGAACCCGTACGGCACCAGCCACACCTCGCAGAACGGGGAGATCCCCCCGGGCGAGGTGCAACTGGCGGCGATGGAGTTCCAGGCCCGGCGGGTGGTGGAGGTCGCCCAGGCGTTCAAGCGGGGACGCGCCGGCTGAGCCCGCGGAGCGC is a genomic window containing:
- a CDS encoding MarR family winged helix-turn-helix transcriptional regulator, whose amino-acid sequence is MATDLLTTLSETPGYLLRRVYVHLTADALRDGPDSRDFVVLDALADQDATSQAELAERLGINRTIMVKLVDRLQEAGYVTRTRNPANRRSYVLSLTDDGRRALADMRRAVSDRDARITAPLTPAERQWLNRLLGRLLPDPEQPAVRSTEYLVVQAHHRLRRSGEALLAEVGLRTRHFTPLAALDRLAPCPQQHLARAMNVTEPAAAQVVDELVQAGLVVRGQDPHDRRRYALDLTDLGRKRLAFVREVIESLRAEIVDVLGPEGERDLRALLAKLLPDVTGPR
- a CDS encoding hemerythrin domain-containing protein, coding for MADLGMMKTVHDAFRRELDRLARAAERPGDPRRVLRTAAGWEMFKAFLHVHHTSEDDALWPVTRRVLAGRPDDLALLDAMEAEHADIDPLLAAVDATLADRDAAPDRLGELIDALSTGLKKHLRHEEDEAVPLLEAVLTDEQVQHFGAVHRDRIGGDASRYLPWVLDGADDETVARILSGMPEPIRRAYHDEWRAAYTVLDLWPSPVKVP
- the wrbA gene encoding NAD(P)H:quinone oxidoreductase type IV, with amino-acid sequence MAYDLGGPVRVAVIYYSATGTVYELAKAAAVAAEKAGAEVRLRKVREIAPDEVVAANRMWLEHVEATRHIGEATLEDLDWADALLMGAPTRYGAPAAQFKQFIDATGPLWGRGRLINKIASSFTSTATAHGGQESTILALNNTFYHWGAIIVPPGYADPVQFRNGNPYGTSHTSQNGEIPPGEVQLAAMEFQARRVVEVAQAFKRGRAG